In Coccidioides posadasii str. Silveira chromosome 4, complete sequence, one genomic interval encodes:
- a CDS encoding uncharacterized protein (EggNog:ENOG410PIMP~COG:S~TransMembrane:4 (o29-55i67-87o107-129i150-174o)~BUSCO:13708at33183), producing the protein MAAIWGNAGQPGQFPLEQWFYEMPPCTRWWTTATVATSVLVQCHILTPFQLFYSFRAVFVKSQYWRLISNFLYFGPLNLDLLFHVFFQQRYSRLLEESSGHSSANFSWMLLYATIALLTLSPFLSVPFLGPALSSSLVYIWGRRNPDTRLSFFGVLVFTAPYLPWVLMAFSLIVHGTIPKDEICGVIVGHIWYFFSDVYPPLHGGHRPLDPPAWWRRLFEGRMGTDRRQEDRGTHARNLNNEFAAAAAPEVR; encoded by the exons ATGGCCGCGATTTGGGGGAATGCCGGGCAGCCAGGCCAATTTCCTCTGGAGCAATGGTTTTACGAAATGCCACCTTGTACGAGATGGTGGACAACTGCGACAGTAGCAACATCGGTTCTCGTACAATGCCACATCTTGACGCCTTTCCAGCTCTTCTATAGCTTCCGAGCTGTGTTCGTGAAATCACAG TACTGGCGCCTTATTTCGAATTTCCTTTACTTCGGGCCACTAAATCTGGACCTCTTATTCCACGTCTTTTTTCAGCAGCGGTACTCCCGCCTTCTCGAAGAGTCATCAGGCCATTCATCAGCGAACTTCTCATGGATGCTTCTATACGCTACCATCGCCCTCCTTACTCTGTCCCCCTTCCTCTCTGTCCCATTTTTGGGACCCGCACTCTCCTCGAGTTTAGTCTACATCTGGGGACGTCGAAACCCAGACACAAGGTTGAGTTTCTTTGGTGTCCTTGTTTTCACTGCGCCATACCTTCCGTGGGTGTTGATGGCGTTCAGCCTTATTGTGCACGGTACTATCCCTAAGGACGAGATATGTGGCGTCATAGTAGGCCATATTTGGTATTTCTTCTCGGATGTTTATCCTCCTCTTCACGGCGGACATAGGCCGCTAGATCCACCCGCGTGGTGGAGACGATTGTTCGAAGGCAGAATGGGTACAGATAGGAGGCAAGAGGATCGAGGGACCCATGCCAGAAATCTCAACAATGAATTTGCAGCAGCCGCAGCACCGGAGGTCAGATAG
- a CDS encoding uncharacterized protein (EggNog:ENOG410PI2V~COG:U~TransMembrane:9 (n11-18c23/24o309-330i419-446o452-472i493-513o519-541i581-603o609-634i646-670o682-711i)~BUSCO:3473at33183), with product MALDIRVWPMLAAFVFLLSTARAFYIPGYSIRSYRDNERIPVLVNKIFSDHSPFQYAYFDLPFVCPPSGKTHTSSPFASGHSISLNLGEVLRGDRIRNSDFEVIMGKDVACQFLCHRKIDRTDVKRAKNLISDGYMVEWIMDNLPGATSFVSVDRSKRYYSSGFKLGYKDFSPASRSPRYFIHNHFTFVIRWRSAPGKAGAHGGKVIVGFEVYPKSIGDVQRSANGCPQEVHAKQERLELYIAPNNTRLAEKYPGSSYLPENDDDVDDGASITITYSYSVYFRKDESIRWSNRWDLYFYSHQDGKMTHWLAILNSLTISAVLGFVVLVIWGRTAGEGRGRGEGSLEEGKLKLSSRNSRSGTRTPRTPKTPRIDEKSSSGLLEQGGDDDLDRLSDDEVEEVASWKRLHGDVFRVPAYSGLLAPLVGSGMQLLFMATGLLALSCIGVLNPSFRGGFVSVGMGLFVFAGTFSGYFSGRLYKTFGGRNWQKNTLVTALLFPGLIFALVFFLNLFVWAQASSTAIPFSTLVGLVALWLLIQVPLVYAGSWYGYERTTPWEHPTRTNAIPRQIPPQSWYLRTVRGTLLTGLPPFAVLFVELLFVFRNLMQDKSGYYYVFGYLSVVCTVLIITVSQVTIIATYCQLSAENHRWWWQSFITGGSSALWIFLLCVWYYLTRLHIRGFVSSLLFFGYSFLGCTVYGLLTGTVGFLTAYAFVRRIYSSVKAD from the exons ATGGCACTCGATATTCGCGTATGGCCCATGCTGGCTGCATTCGTGTTTCTCCTGTCCACTGCTCGAGCTTTCTATATTCCTG GTTATTCAATACGGAGCTACCGCGATAACGAGAGAATTCCCGTCCTCgtgaacaagatcttttcGGATCACTCCCCATTCCAGTATGCGTATTTCGATCTCCCGTTTGTCTGTCCCCCGAGTGGCAAGACACACACCAGCTCCCCCTTTGCCAGCGGCCACAGTATCTCTCTCAATCTCGGCGAGGTTCTGCGTGGCGATCGCATCAGGAATTCCGATTTTGAAGTGATCATGGGGAAAGACGTCGCTTGCCAGTTCCTATGTCACCGCAAGATCGACCGCACGGACGTCAAACGCGCAAAGAATCTTATTTCAGACGGCTATATGGTGGAATGGATCATGGACAATCTACCAGGTGCAACGAGTTTTGTTTCGGTCGATAGATCGAAGAGATATTATTCCTCTGGTTTCAAGCTTGGGTACAAGGATTTCTCCCCCGCTAGCCGTTCGCCCCGGTACTTTATCCACAACCATTTCACTTTTGTGATCCGCTGGCGGAGCGCACCAGGAAAGGCGGGCGCGCATGGTGGGAAAGTCATTGTCGGATTCGAAGTTTACCCTAAAAGCATTGGCGATGTTCAGCGTTCCGCCAACGGATGCCCACAAGAGGTTCACGCAAAGCAAGAACGTCTGGAACTGTATATCGCTCCGAACAATACCCGATTGGCAGAAAAATATCCAGGTTCGTCATACTTGCCGGAAAACGACGACGATGTTGATGACGGCGCCTCCATCACGATCACATATTCGTACTCCGTTTATTTCCGGAAGGATGAGAGCATCAGGTGGTCAAACCGATGGGATCTATATTTCTATAGCCATCAAGATGGAAAGATGACGCACTGGCTTGCGATCTTGAATTCATTAACGATCTCCGCGGTACTGGGTTTTGTTGTGCTTGTTATTTGGGGTCGAACTGCGGGAGAAGGCAGAGGGCGTGGAGAAGGATCCCTGGAAGAAGGGAAACTAAAGCTATCTTCTCGTAATTCAAGGAGTGGGACTCGAACTCCTAGAACTCCCAAAACCCCACGCATAGACGAAAAGTCGTCTAGCGGTCTTCTTGAGCAAGGCGGCGACGATGACTTGGACCGTTTGTCCGATGACGAGGTAGAGGAAGTGGCCTCATGGAAACGCCTTCATGGCGATGTGTTCCGCGTGCCCGCGTACAGCGGGCTTTTGGCGCCTCTGGTGGGATCTGGAATGCAACTCCTCTTCATGGCAACCGGCCTCCTCGCTTTGAGCTGTATCGGAGTTTTGAATCCTAGCTTCAGAGGCGGGTTCGTCAGTGTCGGCATGGGTCTATTCGTATTCGCCGGCACATTCTCGGGTTACTTTTCAGGGAGACTATACAAGACATTCGGTGGCAGGAATTGGCAAAAAAATACGCTTGTA ACGGCATTGCTCTTCCCAGGCTTGATTTTCGCTTTGGTGTTTTTCCTTAATCTGTTTGTCTGGGCCCAGGCTTCAAGTACGGCAATCCCATTTAGCACGCTAGTTGGCCTTGTTGCCCTCTGGCTTCTCATCCAAGTTCCTTTGGTTTACGCCGGAAGCTGGTACGGATATGAGCGAACAACACCGTGGGAACACCCTACTCGCACAAATGCCATCCCGCGACAGATTCCGCCCCAGTCTTGGTATTTGAGGACGGTGCGAGGTACCCTTCTGACCGGGCTCCCACCGTTCGCCGTTCTCTTTGTGGAATTGCTCTTTGTCTTCCGGAACCTTATGCAGGATAAGAGTGGATACTACTACGTTTTCGGTTATTTGAGCGTGGTGTGCACAGTTTTGATAATCACTGTTAGCCAAGTCACGATCATAGCCACCTATTGCCAGCTAAGCGCCGAAAATCACCGGTGGTGGTGGCAGAGCTTCATTACCGGAGGAAGCAGCGCTCTTTGGATCTTCCTTTTGTGTGTTTGGTACTATTTAACGAGACTCCATATACGAGGATTCGTCTCGAGCCTGCTTTTCTTCGGATATAGCTTCCTCGGCTGCACCGTTTATGGTTTGTTGACGGGAACCGTGGGATTTCTAACGGCGTACGCTTTTGTTCGACGGATATATAG TTCTGTCAAAGCAGACTGA
- a CDS encoding uncharacterized protein (EggNog:ENOG410PHFJ~COG:O~BUSCO:10450at33183) yields MADNGEVGEESPITFLVKTSSDAKYSLTLAPSTKIGNLKVKLSEPQYADVPPARQRLIYSGRVLKDHDTLATYNVKDGHTIHLVKSAASNQPPQQSSQSSSATTAGRSAPQAPPPGVPTNIAAGTGNNPLAGLTGARFAGYNMQLPGASFFGPDGGMGPPPSTEQLINMLDNPQFQSMMNEALQNPQLLDMMIQQNPMLRDMGPGVRQMMQSPAFRRMLTDPNMLRQMAQMQSQFGLSPFGGGSGENAAFPAPGVTNTTSDEHRQQENTQTGNTGNSAGNAPNPFTLFGLPPPPQGAAGNPFGALFGNAAFGGAPTGNSPAPTGTQENQPREGASTGTTAPSSTAEGTQPGQNQQNPFAALFNPALLASPPAGQTTSQQRQNPYAALANNPFLQDPTLFNQLMQAVGGGQNGSNAEAGANPFAALFPGLMGQGSSTPQDNRPPEERYAEQLRQLNEMGFYEFERNIEALRRTGGSVQGAVEYLLNNT; encoded by the exons ATGGCGGACAACGGCGAGGTTGGAGAAGAGTCGCCGATTACCTTCCTTGTGAAAACCTCAAGTGATGCAAAATATTCTCTTACTCTAGCCCCGTCGACAAAGATTGGGAATCTGAAAGTCAAGCTCTCAGAGCCACAATACGCCGATGTCCCTCCTGCGCGCCAACGTCTTATTTACTCTGGCCGGGTCCTGAAGGATCACGATACACTTGCAACGTATAATGTCAAAGATGGCCATACAATTCATTTGGTGAAAAGCGCTGCCAGTAATCAACCCCCGCAGCAAAGCTCGCAAAGCTCCAGCGCGACAACTGCTGGCCGCTCGGCACCCCAAGCACCGCCACCCGGAGTTCCAACCAATATCGCAGCCGGCACGGGAAACAACCCTCTGGCCGGGTTAACCGGAGCAAGATTCGCTGGCTACAATATGCAACTTCCAGGAGCATCCTTTTTTGGGCCTGACGGAGGA ATGGGCCCACCTCCTAGTACCGAGCAATTGATAAATATGCTTGACAATCCCCAATTCCAATCCATGATGAACGAAGCTCTCCAGAACCCTCAGCTCCTAGATATGATGATCCAGCAAAACCCGATGTTGCGCGATATGGGGCCCGGTGTGCGACAAATGATGCAATCGCCCGCATTCCGTAGGATGTTGACGGACCCTAATATGCTTCGTCAGATGGCTCAGATGCAATCGCAGTTTGGTTTAAGTCCGTTTGGAGGCGGAAGCGGGGAGAATGCGGCCTTTCCCGCTCCTGGAGTCACAAACACGACGTCAGATGAGCATCGCCAGCAAGAGAATACACAGACGGGCAATACTGGAAATAGTGCCGGAAACGCCCCAAATCCTTTTACTCTTTTTGgccttcctcctcctccacagGGTGCAGCGGGAAACCCTTTCGGGGCACTTTTTGGCAACGCAGCGTTTGGGGGTGCGCCAACGGGCAATAGCCCTGCTCCTACAGGTACGCAAGAGAATCAACCTCGAGAGGGCGCTTCGACGGGCACCACTGCACCTTCGTCAACCGCCGAAGGTACCCAGCCAGGCCAGAATCAACAAAATCCTTTTGCGGCCTTGTTTAACCCGGCGCTACTTGCATCACCGCCTGCCGGGCAGACCACGAGCCAGCAACGTCAGAACCCATATGCGGCCCTTGCAAATAACCCATTTTTACAAGACCCAACCCTGTTTAACCAGCTAATGCAGGCTGTTGGAGGTGGTCAAAATGGCTCGAATGCTGAAGCCGGTGCCAACCCATTTGCGGCGCTCTTCCCTGGGCTGATGGGCCAAGGCAGCTCAACTCCACAAGATAACCGCCCACCAGAGGAAAGATATGCCGAGCAACTTCGGCAATTAAATGAAATGGGATTTTATGAGTTTGAAAGGAACATTGAGGCACTCAGAAGAACAGGCGGAAGTGTCCAAGGAGCGGTTGAATATCTTCTGAACAATACATAA